Within the Thiohalobacter sp. IOR34 genome, the region GAGCTTGAGCAGCTGCAGGATGCTGGAAAGCGTGCCGATCTGGTGAATGTCCTCGACCTGCGGGTCGTCGACGTCCGCGCTCTTCTGGGCCACCAGGAGGATCTTCTTGTCATTCTGCATTGCGCTGTCCAGGGCGCGGATCGACTTCTCGCGGCCCACGAACAGGGGGATCACCATGTGCGGATAGACCACCACATCACGCAATGGCAATACGGGAATTGTGTTCATCTCATTCATCTCGGGTTTCATCAGGTCATGCTCCATACTGGAGATCCTCACAGCGGTTGATTCGATTCACAGCCCTTGGCGGACCGCGCTGACGGAGATTCTGTCCGTCACTGTCGAGGCTATATAGGGGCGCCAAGATCCCGTTTCAATGTTGGCTACCCAGAAAAACAGGCAATTTCCACGCCAAGGGAGGGGAGGGGAAACAAGCCGGGAGGACGGGCCCGGCATACGCCGGGCCGGTGGGTATCAATCGGAGGCGACGCGCTTCTCGGCCGCATCAAAGACGATATAAGGCTTTGATTCTCCAGTGATTACACTTTCATCCACGACAACCTTGCTGACATCCTCCATGGAGGGCAGGTCGTACATGGTATCGAGCAGCACGTGCTCGAGGATGGTACGCAGGCCACGGGCACCGGTCTTGCGCTCCATCGCCTTGCGCGCCACGGCCCGCAGGGCATCCTCGCGGAACTCGATCTCGCAGCCTTCCATGTCGAACAGCTTGGCATACTGCTTGGTGATGGCGTTCTTGGGCTCGGTGAGGATGGTTACCAGGGCGTCCTCGTCGAGCTCCTCCAGGGTCGCCACCACCGGCAGGCGGCCGACGAACTCGGGGATCAGCCCGTAGCGGATCAGATCCTCCGGCTCCACGTCATACAGCACCTCGCCGACGCTCTTCTCGTCGTCCTTGCTCTTCACCTCGGCAGAGAAGCCGATGCCGCCCTTCTCGGAACGGCCGCGGATGATCTTGTCCAGGCCGGCGAAGGCGCCGCCGCAGATGAACAGGATGTTGCTGGTATCGACCTGCAGGAACTCCTGCTGCGGATGCTTGCGGCCGCCCTGCGGCGGGACCGAGGCCACGGTGCCCTCGATCAGCTTGAGCAGGGCCTGCTGCACGCCCTCGCCCGACACGTCACGGGTGATCGAGGGGTTGTCCGACTTGCGGGAGATCTTGTCGATCTCGTCGATGTAGACGATACCGGTCTGCGCCTTGTCGACATCGTAGTCGCACTTCTGCAGCAGCTTCTGGATGATGTTCTCGACGTCCTCACCGACATAACCTGCCTCGGTCAGGGTGGTGGCATCGGCAATGGTGAAGGGCACGTTGAGCAGCCGCGCCAGGGTCTCGGCCAGCAGGGTCTTGCCGGAGCCGGTGGGACCGATCAGCAGGATGTTGCTCTTCGACAGCTCCACCTCGTCCTTGCGGCCGCGGGCCTCGAGGCGCTTGTAGTGGTTGTAGACGGCCACCGAGAGCACCTTCTTGGCGCGCTCCTGGCCGATGACGTACTCGTCCAGTACCGCGTTGATCTCCTTCGGCTTGGGCAGCTTGTTGCCCTCGGCCGAGGCCTTTTCCTGCATCTCCTCGCGGATGATGTCGTTGCAGAGTTCGACGCATTCGTCGCAGATGAATACCGAGGGGCCGGCAATCAGCTTGCGCACCTCGTGCTGGCTCTTGCCACAGAAAGAGCAGTACAGCAGCTTCCCGTCCTCGCCCTTGCCGTTTCGATCGTTGCTCATATAGCCAATCCCCTACTCATCCGCCCTGCCGGACCCTAGAACTGTTGCCTCGCGGTGCGCGGGGACATGCCCGGCCCGACCTTGCTGTCCATTCAACTACGCTTTCCCTCCCCAGACAAGCAATACCCGAGTGTCCCTGTGGGTTTTTGCCCCTGCCGCCGACTAGCCCGCATATTGCACGAAGGCGGCCTTGAAAGCGCAATTTTTCGGTATTTATCAAGGCAGTAATTCCCTATGCGAGCAATTGTGTCCTGTTACGGTTTGTGCCTATTCGAGTTCAGACCAAATCTGGCGTCGCATTCCGCTCGATCTCCCTTGAACCATAGCGACGGCCATGCTTCGGCGGGCGATCGCACAAACTGCTTGGCCAGATTCGCCCTGAAACTCGAATCCTTCGTGCAATATGCGGGCTAGGCCTCCGCCTTGCGCGAGCTGAGCACCGTGTCGATCAGGCCGTAGTCGCGTGCCTGTTCGGCGCTCATGAAGTTGTCGCGGTCCGTGTCCTTCTCGATCGTCTCCATCGGCTGGCCCGTGTGCCTGGACAGGATCCGGTTGAGGCGTTCCCTGACCAGCAGGATCTCCTTGGCGTGGATGTCGATGTCCGTGGCCTGTCCCTGAAAACCGCCCAGCGGCTGATGGATCATCACCCGCGAGTGCGGCAGGCAGTAGCGCTTGCCGTGCGCGCCACCGGCCAGCAGGATGGCACCCATGCTGGCCGCCTGGCCGATGCACATGGTGCTGATGTCCGGCTTGATGAACTGCATGGTGTCGTAGATCGCCAGCCCTGCCGAAACCGACCCTCCCGGAGAATTGATGTACACGTGGATGTCCTTGTCCGGATTCTCCGACTCGAGAAACAGCAGCTGCGCCACCACCACGTTGGCCATGTAATCCTCGACCGGGCCAACGACGAACACCACCCGTTCCTTGAGCAGACGGGAGTAGATGTCGTAGGCCCGTTCACCCCGCGCCGTCTGCTCGATCACCATCGGCACCAGATTCAGTGCCTGCGTATCCATTGCCCCGCCGTTGTCTCTCATATCGGTCAACACACCTCTGTTCTTTAACTGTTGGCAGCCTGACGCATCTCGATCAACTCATCGAAACTGCAGGGTTTTTCGCTCACCTTGGCCTGACCGAGGATCCACTCCACGACCTGTTCCTCGAGTACCAGGGTCTGCGCGCTGGCCAGCGCCTCCTGGTTCTCATAGTACCACCTGACCACTTCCTCCGGCTTCTCGTAGCTGGCGGCGATGTTCTCCACCGTGCTGCGCACCCGCTCCGGATCGACCTGGATGCCGTTGCGCTTGACGATCTCGCCGATGATCAGGCCCAGGGTCACGCGGCGGCGCGCCTTGTCCTCGAACAGGCTGCCCGGCAGATTGAGCCCCTGGCTGTTGCCGCCGAGCTGCTGATGCATCTCCTCGCTCAGCCGCTGGATCTCTTCGTCGACCAGAGCGGCCGGAACCTCGATTTCATTAGCGGCCAGCAGCGCCTCGAAGGCCCGGTCCTTGACCACCGCCTTCAGCGCCGCATCCAGCTCGCGCTGCATGTTGCGCTGAATCTCGCTGCGCAGGGATTCCACGCTGCCGTCCTCGATGCCCAGCGAACGGGCGAAGTCCTCGTCCACCTCCGGCAGCTTCGGCTCGGCAACCTGGGTGACCTTGACGGCGAACTGTACCGGTTTGCCGGCCAGCTCCGACTTGCCATAGTCCTCCGGAAACTTCAGATCCAGGGTCAGCTCATCACCCGCCTTGGCTCCGACCAGACCCTCCTCGAAGCCATCGATCATGCGGCCGGAACCGATCTCGACCTGCATGCCGCTGCCCTCGCCGCCCTCGAAGGGCTCACCCTCGATGGTGCCCTTGAAGTCGACCGTCACCTGGTCACCCTCCTTGGCGGGACGCTCGACCGACTCCCAACTGGCCCGTTGCTGGCGCAGCTTGTCGATCATGGCATCGACATCGGCCTCGCTCACCTCGACGGCCGGCTTCTCGATTTCGACCCCTTCCAGGCCAGCCGGTTCGAATTCCGGGTAGACCTCGAAGATGGCCACGTATTCCAGGCCCTGCCCGGCCTGGATCTCACCGGGTTCGAAACGCGGCCCACCCGCGGGGCGCAGGTTCTGCTGACTGAGGGCCTCCTGGAAGCTGGAGCCGATCAGCTCATTGGCCACTTCCTGCTCCACCTGCCTGCCGAAGCGCTGCTTGATGACCCGCATCGGCACCTTGCCGGGACGGAAACCGTCCAGCCGCGCGGTGCGTGCCAGCGACTTGAGACGGTTATCGATCTCCTGATCGACCTGCTCGGCCGGCAGCTGCACGGTCATGCGACGCTCGAGCGGCCCCGTGTTTTCGACGGAAACTTGCATGGATTCACCTCGTTCAACACCCTGTCCATCCCTGGGGACGGCATTCGCCGCAACACCACCGCCTTCGGGATCCGGGATCAGTTAATGGAAAAAGTCAGGTAATGCCGTTGTAGACTGCGTTCAAGGCCGCCCCTGCAGCGCGGGAACGGCGTCAATTCCTCGTTATTGGTGCGAAAGGAGAGACTCGAACTCTCACGGGTTGCCCCACTGGAACCTAAATCCAGCGCGTCTACCAATTCCGCCACTTTCGCAGGCCCGGAGCAGCGCGGCAGCCGGGGCAGTAAATGACGCATTATAACCATTTGATATGCGCAGGCGTAGCCCCCGGGCGCTGGCAACCCGGCATGACGGAAGGAAAAAAGGGGAAGGGAAATGGTGGGCCGTGTAGGACTCGAACCTACAACCAATTGATTAAGAGTCAACTGCTCTACCAATTGAGCTAACGGCCCAGTGAAGGGCGGCTATTGCACCAGAAAACAGAGCCTGTTTCAACAGCCCCGGCCCTGCTGGCGACACCTGCCTGTATGGGGTGGACGATGGGACTCGAACCCACGACGACCGGAATCACAATCCGGGGCTCTACCAACTGAGCTACGCCCACCATTGAAACTGCCTCGTCCCTGCCGGATTTGGCGCGCCCGGCAGGACTCGAACCTGCAACCCTCGGCTTAGAAGGCCGATGCTCTATCCGGTTGAGCTACGGGCGCCAGGATCGGGATCGGACTCGCGCGAGGACCTGAACAACCCCGCTGCGGCGCCGGCCTCGCCGCCGCCGGTCCAGGTATCTGGTCGGGGTAGAGGGATTCGAACCCCCGACATCCTGCTCCCAAAGCAGGCGCGCTACCAGACTGCGCTATACCCCGCGTTCGGTGCACCGGCACCCGTTCGATGACCGTCCATGGACCGTCCGGGCACGCGGGGCGAGGGCGCAGATAATACGCGCTGCCCCCTGGAGCGTCAAATGGCTGTAGCGGGCAGCGCCGGCCATTGCCCGCTTGTGGCCGAGGGGGACGCATGCGAGAATCAGCGCCCGCCTCCCGGCCGAACAGACCGGCCGAACAGACGAACCCCGACGGATCATACAGATCATCATGACTGCACAACTGATTGACGGCAAGGCGATCGCGGCCCGCCTGCGCAGCAGCATCCAGGAGCGGGTCGCGGCCCGCCTGGCCGCCGGACAGCGCCCCCCCGGACTGGCCGTCATCCTGGTCGGGGAGGACCCCGCCTCCGAGGTCTATGTGCGCAACAAGCGTCGCGCCTGCGAGGAGACCGGCATCTTCTCCAAGTCCTACGATCTGCCCACCGAGACCACCCAGCAGGAACTGCTGGATCTGATCGCCACGCTCAACGCCGACCTGGCCATCGACGGCATCCTGGTGCAGCTGCCCCTGCCGGCCCACATCGACCAGGAGACGGTCATCGAGGCCATCCGCCCGGACAAGGACGTGGACGGCTTCCACCCCTACAACATCGGCCGGCTGGCGGTGCGCGCCCCGGTCCTCCGTCCCTGCACCCCCAAGGGCGTGATCACCCTGCTGCAGGAGACCGGCGAGAGCTTCTATGGCCGTGAGGCCCTGGTGGTCGGCGCCTCCAACCACGTCGGCCGGCCAATGGGCCTGGAGCTGCTGCTGGCCGGCAGCACGGTCACCGTCTGCCACCGCTTCACCCGCGACCTGGCCGAGCACGTCGGACGCGCCGAGATCCTGGTGGTGGCCGCGGGCAAGCCGGGCCTGGTGAAGGGGGAATGGGTGCGGCCTGGGGCCACGGTGATCGACGTCGGCATCCACCGCACCGAGGCCGGCAGGCTGGTGGGTGACGTGGAATTCGCGGCCGCGCAGGCACGCGCCGCCTGGATCACCCCGGTACCGGGCGGGGTCGGGCCGATGACCGTCGCCACCCTGCTGGAGAACACCCTGTTCGCCGCCGAACAGCTGCACCCGGAGACCTAGCGGAACCCCCCATCGCGGCCGGGAGGCCGCTCCTACAGGGCATGGCGGCACGATGTGTTTGCAGGAGCGGTCGCCAGGCCGCGATCCGGCGGAACCCCCATCGCGGCCGGGAGGCCGCTCCTACAGGGCATGGCGGCACAATGTGTTTGTAGGAGCGGCCTCCAGGCCGCGATACCCGGAGTCAATCGAAAACAGCCTGCACGCCGATCATGCGGGCCGCCTTCGTGCAATATGCCGGCTAGCCCCGTCGCCAGCTGGTGCCCTGGGGACCGTCCTCGAGCAGAATGCCCTGTGCCTTCAGCAGGTCGCGGATGCGGTCGGACTCGGCCCAGTCCTTGCGCGCCCGCGCCGCATTGCGCTGCTCGATCAGCCTCTCGATCTCCGCCTCGTCGAGCCCGGCCTCCGCCGGCTGGCCGCGCAGGAAGGCTTCCGGCGCCGCCTGCAGCAGGCCCAGCACGCCGCCCAGACGACGCAGAGTGGCAGCCAGATCGGCGGCCGTCGCCGGATCCTCCGCCTTGGCCCGGTTCAGCTCGCGCGCCAGTTCGAACAGCAGGGCAATCGCCTCCGGGGTGTTGAAATCGTCGTTCATCCGCTCGTGGAAGCGCGCCAGGGCCGCTTCCTGCACCCTCCCGCCCTCGGCGGGCGCATCACGCAGCGCCGTGTACAGCCGCTCCAGTGCACCGCGCGCCTGATCGAGGTTCTCATCGCTGTAGTTCAGCGGACTGCGGTAATGGCTGGCGAGGATGAAGAAGCGCACCACCTCCGGCTGGTAGTGGGCCAGCACTTCACGCACGGTGAAGAAGTTGCCCAGCGACTTGGACATCTTCTCTTCGTCCACCTGGATGAAGCCGTTGTGGATCCAGTAGTTGACGAATTTGCAGTCGCAGGCCGCCTCGGACTGGGCGATCTCGTTCTCGTGATGCGGGAACTTGAGGTCCATGCCACCGCCGTGGATGTCGAAGGACTCACCCAGACAACGGGTGGACATCGCCGAGCACTCGATGTGCCAGCCGGGGCGCCCCTCGCCCCAGGGCGAGGGCCAGCTCGGCTCGCCCGGCTTGGCCGCCTTCCAGAGCACGAAGTCCAGCGGATCCTGCTTGGCCTCGTCCACCTCGATGCGCGCCCCGGCACGCAGATCCTCCAGCCGCTCGCCGGACAGCTGGCCGTAGTGCTCGAAGCGGCTGACGTCGTAGTAGACGTCACCGTTGCCGGCGGCATAGGCATAACCCTTGTCGATCAGGGTCTGGATCATGGCGATGATGTCGTCCATCCAGGCGGTGGCCCGCGGCTCGATGTCCGGGGGCAGCACGCCGAGGGCCTCGGCGTCCTCGTGCATGGCCTCGATGAAGCGGCTGGTGAGCTGCTCGAAGGGCTCGTGGTTCTCGTTGGCGCGGCGGATGATCTTGTCGTCGATATCGGTCACGTTGCGCACATAGGTCACCTCGTAGCCGATGTCGCGCAGGTGACGGACGATGACGTCGAACACCACCAGTACCCGGGCGTGGCCCAGGTGGCAGTAGTCGTAGACGGTCATGCCACAGACGTACATGCGCACCTTGCCCGGTTCGATGGGCTGGAAGGGTTCTTTCTTGCGGGTCAGGCTGTTGTAGATCTGCAGCATGGTCGTCACCTGGTCAGGATTCGCAGAGTGCCAGCGCGGCGCGCAGGCGGCGTTCGATGCGGGGCCGGCCGAGCAGTGGCCAGAGCCGGCCGAGTTCGGGACCGTTGCGCCAGATACCGCCCCGCTCGGGATCGAGCAGCTCACCGGTCAGCGCGGCGCGCAGCGGCATGAACAGCCCCTTGCCCTTGACGCTGGCCGCCTTGCCGAGGGCGCGGCCGAAGGCACGGAAATCGTCAGCCGCCGTCTCCAGGCAGTCCAGCGCCGTGCGGTAGAAGGCAGCCCCGGCGTCGCGGATCACCTGTTTCGCATCCGGGTCCCAGTGCTCGGTTTCGGCAAAGAGGTCGCCCGCCCAGACATAGGCGTCGACCGGCAGTTCGATATTGTCGCGGATGGCGTGGACGAAGGCCAATGCCTGGTCCGCCGGCACCCGCTCCTCGATCGAACCACCGTCGGCGAAACGCCGCCCCTGCAGCCAGTCCCAGAGCTCGGCATCGCCGGCATGGGCGATGGCCTCCTTCTGCCAGTGCAGCAGCTGGCGCGGATCGTGACGTGCCGGCGCCCGGCCCAGACGGGCGACGGAGAACCCCGTCGCCAGCTGCTCCAGGGTCATGAAGCCGGGATCCCCCTCATAGGTGTGACCGAGCCGCGCCAGGTGATTGAGCAGCGCCGCCGGCAGGAAGCCGCTCTCACGCAGGGCACGCAGGCTCTGGCTGCCGTGACGCTTGGACAGGGGCGCGCCGTCCTCGCCGACGATCAGGGCGATGTGCCCGTACTGCGGTGCCGGCAATCCCAGGGCCTGCAGCAGCAGCAGCTGGCGTGGCGTGTTGCTTAGATGATCCTCGCCACGCAGCACATGAGTCACGCCCATCAGGGCATCGTCCACGGCATTGCCGAAGAAGAAGGCGGCACTGCCATCGGCCCGGCGAATGATGAAATCGCCGATGTCGTCGCTGGGAAAGCGCTGCCGCCCGCGCACCATATCCTCGAACTCGACCACCTCCCCCGCCGGCACGCGAAAGCGCAGCGTCGGCTGCCGGCCCTCGGCCAGACGCGCCTCGCGCTGCGCCGGGGTGAGACGGGCGCAGGTACCGGGATAGCGCGGCGGCCGACCGGCGTTCAGCTGGGTGGTGCGCGCCACCGCCAGTTCCTGCTCGCTGCAAAAGCAGGGATAGGCCAGATCGGCTTCGATGAGGGTGGTGAAGAAACGGGCATAGACCTCGGCCCGCTGCGACTGGAAATAGGGTCCATGCCCGCCCTCGACCCCCGGTCCTTCGTCCCAGTCGAGCCCCAGCCAGCGCAGATCCGCCTGCAGCGCCTCGGCGTATTCCGACCGGCAGCGTTCGGGGTCACTGTCCTCGATGCGCAGCAGGAAGCGGCCCGCCTCGTGACGCGCCAGCAGGAGGTTGAACAGGGCCGTGCGCAGGTTGCCGAGGTGCAGCTCGCCCGTCGGGCTGGGAGCGAAACGGGTTTTGGTCTCGGCGGCGCTCATGCGGCCGGCATCTTACACGCATGCGGGGGACGGCAAAAGCGGCCCCACCGGATACCGGTTCACAGCACTGGACCAAAACCGCTATCATGGCGCCCTGTTTCAGCCGGCATCGAGATCATCATGCACAGACTGCTCATTTCCCTTTTCGGCCTCTTCCTGCTCGCCGCCATGAGTGGCAGCGGGGCCGCCCCAGCCACAGGAGCCACCACCGTGACCGTACGCATGCAGACCAACAAGGGCGAAATCGTCCTCGAACTGGACGCCGACAAGGCCCCGGAGACCGTCGCCAATTTCCTGGAATACGCCCGCGCCGGCTTCTATGACGGCACCCTGTTCCACCGGGTCATCCCCGGCTTCATGATCCAGGGCGGCGGCTTCGAACCCGGCATGCAGCAGAAGCCGACCCGTGCCCCGATCAAGAACGAGGCGGACAACGGCCTGGGCAATGCCGCCGGCACCATCGCCATGGCGCGCACGCCCGACCCGCACTCGGCCACCGCCCAGTTCTTCATCAACCTCAAGGACAACGACTTCCTCAACTTCACCGCACCCACCCAGCAGGGCTGGGGCTACTGTGTGTTCGGCCGCGTGGTCGAGGGCATGGAGGTGGTGAACGCCATCGCCGGCGTGCCCACCGGCACCCACCCCAGCGGTCACCAGGACGTGCCCCAGGAAGACGTGATCATCGAGAAGGTCACGGTCGAGGACTAGCCCGCATATTGCACGAAGGATTCGAGTTTCAGGGCGAATCTGGCCAAGCAGTTTGTTCGATCGCCCGTAGAAGCATAGCCGTAGCTAGGGTTCAAGGGCGATCGGGCAAAATGCGACGCCAGATTTGGTCTGAACTCGAATAGGCACAAACTGTAACAGGGCACAATTGCTTGCAGAAGAAATTACTGCCTTGATAAATACCGGAAAAATTACGCCTTCAAGGCCGCCTTCGTGCAATATGCGGGCTGGGCATCTGGCCGATACCCTCTTCATCGCCGACCTGCACCTGGATCCGCAGCGGCCGGCGGTTACCGCCCTGTTCGAGAACTTCGTCGATGCCCTGACCCCGGTCGACTGCGCGGCGCTGTATATACTCGGTGACCTGTTCGAGGCCTGGATCGGCGATGACGAGGATCAGCCGGAGGCACGCCGGGTGATCGAGCGCTTGCGGGCGCTCAGCGATCGGGGCGTGCCCCTCTACCTGCTGCGCGGTAACCGCGACTTCCTGCTCGGCGAGGGCTTCGAACGCGACAGCGGCGGTCAGCTCCTGAACGAACCGGCGCTGATCGACCTCTACGGTGAGCCGACCCTGTTGCTGCACGGCGACAGCCTGTGCACCGACGACCTCGACTACCAGCGTTTCCGGCAGCAGGTGCGCGATCCCGACTGGCAGCATGCCTTCCTTGCCCGGCCGCTGGCCGAACGCCGTGCCATTGCCGCCGGGCTGCGCGAGACCAGCCGCGAGCAGACCGCCGTCAAGCAAGCGGAGATCATGGACGTCAATCCACAGGCCGTGGCCAGCCTGATGCGCGAACACGGCGTGCGTCGGCTGATCCACGGCCATACCCACCGCCCGGCGATCCACGAATTCGCGCTCGACGGCGCGCCGGCGACGCGCATGGTGCTCGGCGACTGGTATGAACAGGGCAGCCTGCTGCGCTGCGGCCCCGGCGGCTGCCGCCTGGAGTCGCTGCCGCTGGAGGGGGGCAACCCGGGCATGCCCTGACCCCTCGTCCCCCTGCGGGCACCGGGACGAAGCGGCTATCTCAGCTCGATCCGCTGCAGCCCGGGCGGCAGCTCGAACAGCCCGGCGTCGACCTCGGCCCGGGCATCGAAATCCATCAGCAGGCGACGGCGGCCGTTGCGGACCTGTTCCTGCACGGGCAGGCCCAGTTCCAGGTGGCGGGCATTGGCATAGACATAGTTGGCGAGGAAGCAGGGGGTGCGCTGCGCCGACGGTGTCATTTCCAGATCGCGGAACTGGCGGGCCGCCAGCACATGCTGGTATTCGGCGAGCGCGGCCGCCGCCTCGGGCAGCAGACCGGGCACCACCGAGGCCGTCATGCAGAGTTCACCGCCGGCCCGCACCGCCACGCTGGAGACGGCACGTCCGGCAATGCGCGGCGCTGCCGTCTCCACCTGCCGTTCAACGGCAATCGCCGGCGCCTGCCGCCCGTCGACCTCGGAATCACGGATCACCAGGATGGAAGCGTTGTCCTGCGCCACGCTGTAGACAGTCCGTTTGGCACGGTCGAGGAGCACGAAGTCGCCGCCGTCCTCCCCCTCGTCGATGCGCAAAAAGCCGGGGGTGACCAGGATGCGCACCGGGTAGACAGCCGTCCCTTCCTCCTGTTCCTGATAGATCAGCTTGATGGCCTGGAGCGAATCGGCCGCCAGCAGGGGCGGCGACATCAGCAACAGCAGGCCGGGCAACCAGCCGATGTTCCTCATCTTTCCTCTCCCGGGTGAGCGGCCGTATCCAGTGCGTCCAGCAGGGCCAGTTCCTCGGCAGTGAACCCGGCCCGGCTCCGTGCCTCGTAGTGGAAGGGACCACGGATGCGCCCTGCCATGTGCGCCTCGAGCAGGCGGCGGAAGGTGGCCGCCGGTGGCAGTCCACGCTCGCGACAGCAGTAATGGAACCAGCGGCTGCCGATCTCCACATGGCCGATCTCCTCGCGCAGGATCACCTCCAGCACCGCCACGCTGGCCTCGTCCCCCGCCCGGCGCAGGCGCTGCATGATGCCCGGCGTCACATCCAGCCCGCGCGCCTCCAGCACCCGCGGCACCAGCGCCATGCGCAGCAACACATCGTGACGGGTATCCAGGGCCGCCTGCCAGAGACCGTTGTGAGCGGGAAAGTCGCCGTAGTCGTGGTCCAGCGCCTGCAGCCGCTCGCGCAGCAAGCGGAAATGCGTCGCCTCCTCCGCTGCCACCCGGGCCCAGTCGCGGTAGAAGGCCTCGGGCATGTCCGGGAAGCGGCACACCGCATCCCAGGCCAGGTTGATGGCGTTGAACTCGATATGGGCGATGGCGTGCAGCAGGGCAGCACGACCGGCGACACTGCTCAAGCGCCGCCGCGGCAGGTCGCGCGGCGCGACCAGTTCGGGGCGCGGCGGCCGTCCCGGCGCATCGAGACTGGCACCGGCCTGCGAGGGACGCAGCCGCAGCCGGCCAGCAGCCAGCGCCTCCCAGGCCGCCAGGGTCAGGCGGCACTTCTGCTCGGCATCGCCGGCGGCCAGCGCGGCCCGCGCGGCATCGAAAAGATCGTCGGACTGCAGTGCATCGGCCGGTGCGTTCATGCCGCTATTGTAGGGGCAGCGGTGCCAGGACACATCATTCATCGCCGCCTTGCTGCGGCGACCGCTTGCAGGCAATCACCAGGTCGGTGACGTTGGTACCGGTCGGCCCGGTATCGATCAGATCGCCGGCAGCGGCGAGGAAGCTGCCGGCATCGGCCCCCGCCAGCGCAAGCCCGGCATCCAGGCCCTCAGCCTGGCCGCGCGCCAGGGTGGCGCCGTCGACCAGCGCGCCGGCCACATCTCCCGGGCCGTCGCCGCCATCGCTGCCCGCCGCCAGCAGCCAGACATCGTCCCGGCCGGCCAGCTCACGCGCGGCGGCCAGCGCCAGCTGCTGGCAGCGGCCACCCTGCCCCGGCGCGGGGGGCAGGGTCACCGTGACCTCGCCACCCCAGAGATGGATGCCGGGCGCGGCGGCTGCGAGGCGCCGCGCCAGTTCCCTTCCCACAGCCTCGGCCTCACCGGCCAGACGGGAGGCGTGCCGGTGCACCGTCTGCCCCGCCTGGCAGGCGGCCCGCGCCGCTGCCTCCAGGGCCTGGTCGAGGTTGGCGACGATCCGGTGACGGGTATCCCGGAAACAGGGATCGTCCGCCGCGGGCGAGGGGGGCGCCCTGTCCAGCCAGGGCCTCAGCCAATCGGGCAGAGCCTGCGGGAGACCGTCCTCCCCGGCCGCTGGCGGCGCCAGAGGACCGGAACCGATCAACGCGGGCTGATCACCGGGGACATCGGAGATCAGCAGCACCTCGGCCGGCGCGCCCCCCAGGCGCCTCGCCAGACGACCGCCCTTGATCAGAGACAGCCGGCGCCGCAGGGGGTTGATGACCTCGATGGGCAGCCCGCTGGCGAGCAACCACTGGTTGAAGCGCCGCAGCTCGGTGAGGCCGAGACCAGGTGGCAACACCTCGACCAGGCTGGAACTGCCGCCGGAGATGAGGAACAGCCAGTGGGTATCCGCCGGGGCCGTGTCGATAAAGTCGAGCAGCCGCTGACCGGCCTCCAGACTGGCGGCGTCCGGCAGCGGATGCCCGCCTTCCAGGCACAGCACCCCGGACAGCGGATACGACGGCAGGTGGCCGGCCTTGCCGATCAGGAGGCCGCCGGCGAGATCCTCGCCAAGACACTCCAGGGCACCCTCGGCCATGGCCGCCGCGGCCTTGCCGACAGCCACCAGCCGGGGCCGGCCGCGCCAGCTTTGCCCGGCCAGGGCCGCGGCCACGCAGCGTCGCCCGCCGACCGCCTCCAGCGCCGCCGCGTAGATCTCCAGCAGCCGTCGGCGGAATCTCTCCTGCCCCTTCATATAAATCTATCAATCATGATGATGGGAAATATAACTCATCCAGATTCTAGGATCAGACAGGGCGGCAGAACGCGCATTCCACGAAAGGTTTTTGACAGGCCGGTTTTTTTTGGTGCATGCTGCAGGGAGGCTAGGCCTGTCCGTAAGGGGGTTGTCATGGAACAACGTACCCACCTGCTGGAGATCTACGA harbors:
- the gltX gene encoding glutamate--tRNA ligase — encoded protein: MSAAETKTRFAPSPTGELHLGNLRTALFNLLLARHEAGRFLLRIEDSDPERCRSEYAEALQADLRWLGLDWDEGPGVEGGHGPYFQSQRAEVYARFFTTLIEADLAYPCFCSEQELAVARTTQLNAGRPPRYPGTCARLTPAQREARLAEGRQPTLRFRVPAGEVVEFEDMVRGRQRFPSDDIGDFIIRRADGSAAFFFGNAVDDALMGVTHVLRGEDHLSNTPRQLLLLQALGLPAPQYGHIALIVGEDGAPLSKRHGSQSLRALRESGFLPAALLNHLARLGHTYEGDPGFMTLEQLATGFSVARLGRAPARHDPRQLLHWQKEAIAHAGDAELWDWLQGRRFADGGSIEERVPADQALAFVHAIRDNIELPVDAYVWAGDLFAETEHWDPDAKQVIRDAGAAFYRTALDCLETAADDFRAFGRALGKAASVKGKGLFMPLRAALTGELLDPERGGIWRNGPELGRLWPLLGRPRIERRLRAALALCES
- a CDS encoding peptidylprolyl isomerase, giving the protein MSGSGAAPATGATTVTVRMQTNKGEIVLELDADKAPETVANFLEYARAGFYDGTLFHRVIPGFMIQGGGFEPGMQQKPTRAPIKNEADNGLGNAAGTIAMARTPDPHSATAQFFINLKDNDFLNFTAPTQQGWGYCVFGRVVEGMEVVNAIAGVPTGTHPSGHQDVPQEDVIIEKVTVED
- a CDS encoding UDP-2,3-diacylglucosamine diphosphatase gives rise to the protein MRAGHLADTLFIADLHLDPQRPAVTALFENFVDALTPVDCAALYILGDLFEAWIGDDEDQPEARRVIERLRALSDRGVPLYLLRGNRDFLLGEGFERDSGGQLLNEPALIDLYGEPTLLLHGDSLCTDDLDYQRFRQQVRDPDWQHAFLARPLAERRAIAAGLRETSREQTAVKQAEIMDVNPQAVASLMREHGVRRLIHGHTHRPAIHEFALDGAPATRMVLGDWYEQGSLLRCGPGGCRLESLPLEGGNPGMP
- a CDS encoding ferritin-like domain-containing protein codes for the protein MNAPADALQSDDLFDAARAALAAGDAEQKCRLTLAAWEALAAGRLRLRPSQAGASLDAPGRPPRPELVAPRDLPRRRLSSVAGRAALLHAIAHIEFNAINLAWDAVCRFPDMPEAFYRDWARVAAEEATHFRLLRERLQALDHDYGDFPAHNGLWQAALDTRHDVLLRMALVPRVLEARGLDVTPGIMQRLRRAGDEASVAVLEVILREEIGHVEIGSRWFHYCCRERGLPPAATFRRLLEAHMAGRIRGPFHYEARSRAGFTAEELALLDALDTAAHPGEER
- a CDS encoding DUF4147 domain-containing protein, with amino-acid sequence MKGQERFRRRLLEIYAAALEAVGGRRCVAAALAGQSWRGRPRLVAVGKAAAAMAEGALECLGEDLAGGLLIGKAGHLPSYPLSGVLCLEGGHPLPDAASLEAGQRLLDFIDTAPADTHWLFLISGGSSSLVEVLPPGLGLTELRRFNQWLLASGLPIEVINPLRRRLSLIKGGRLARRLGGAPAEVLLISDVPGDQPALIGSGPLAPPAAGEDGLPQALPDWLRPWLDRAPPSPAADDPCFRDTRHRIVANLDQALEAAARAACQAGQTVHRHASRLAGEAEAVGRELARRLAAAAPGIHLWGGEVTVTLPPAPGQGGRCQQLALAAARELAGRDDVWLLAAGSDGGDGPGDVAGALVDGATLARGQAEGLDAGLALAGADAGSFLAAAGDLIDTGPTGTNVTDLVIACKRSPQQGGDE